One Vigna unguiculata cultivar IT97K-499-35 chromosome 11, ASM411807v1, whole genome shotgun sequence DNA window includes the following coding sequences:
- the LOC114169559 gene encoding probable disease resistance protein At4g27220 produces the protein MDTIASVASSVAVPLLRNITYVLMYSTYLTELETEIKKLQSEEKEVRHTVEAAKRGGEEIEDTVRDWFDRVRAAVEQGQTFLEEEERERVGCMDVYSKYMNSQRARTLVEIIREVRKETFDRVSYRRALRCNVGPASREYVAIQSRTVMLNEVVKMLKDGGVDIVGVYGVAGVGKTAMVKELAWQVEKDGLFDAVVVATVTDSPDVGRIRNEIADGLGLKFDELTELGRASRLRQRIRQEQRILVVLDDVWGKLDLTKIGVPFGEDYKGCRCQLLVTSRNRNVLSSNFGSGKFYRLEVLSEDESWELFEKRAGDAVSDPSIQSMAEKVAKSCAGLPLLIVTVVEELKNKDLYAWKDALEQITSFELEGDLYSPFRSAIELSYDHLESQELKTFFLLLGSMGNGCSTRDLLVFGWCLGLHKHVDSLADGRNRLHKLIDNLRAACLLLDEGKRDSVVALEVVRHVAASIASRVKPFFTVQRNKEFKWPRMDFFRTCHHIFLDRCYIRELPEVLECPKLKILQINSQGNYLKIPDDFFVEMKELKVLSLGGLNGTPSLPPSLSLLTDLQALFLCKCKLEDIATVGSITSLEILNLEKSELKELPAEIGGLNNLRLLDLTDCPTLGGIPGNVISRLTSLEELYMGNCDVQGEAKESKTQDNDSSLGELKHLNQITTLNVQIEDTSVFPRDMLSFGRLESYKILIGDGWKWSEVESESYKTSRLLKLNSGADPSILKDFGIKMLMNKAEDLYLAELKGVREVLYELNDEGFSQLKYLCILNCDEMESIIGSTEWSYSDHAFPNLESLILHNLINMERICSDPLPAQAFRKLQVIKVKGCDRMEFLFSHSMVKHLSELVEIEISECKSMTNILSGQRQEDADAGQTDKIRLINLSSLTLQCLPSLVSISPDSSTEASENGNGFSSQLFNNKVEFPNLETLKLYSINIHKIWNHHHSYFENLTSLTVDGCERLTYIFSYPVAIKLVKLEHLILSSCKFVENIFVPDENLGHTHIHHFRRSAPTELIPIFTNLETFVISHMDNLKAIWPALLPENSFCKLKKMEITSCNNLLNVFPCHVLDKLQSLESLNVWNCMALEVVYEIDAINREQEGSSQRVLDIPLRTLSLGNLPKLKHLWNKDPQGNIKFQNLFMVKASKCQSLKYVFPLSLAKDLLHLQFLEISDCGVEEIIASDKGGVGALGFVFPKLVSIKLFNLPDLQCFCNGNHNLRFPLLNQFYAVECPRMETFSGGILRASILRKIFMTREGDQWYWEGDLNTTIRKLVNRDLQTRLSIL, from the exons ATGGATACTATAGCGAGCGTGGCATCAAGCGTGGCTGTACCCCTGCTGCGAAACATCACCTACGTGTTGATGTACAGCACTTACCTGACAGAGCTGGAAACGGAGATTAAGAAGCTGCAGAGTGAGGAGAAGGAAGTGAGGCACACGGTTGAAGCTGCCAAAAGGGGCGGTGAAGAGATCGAGGACACCGTGCGTGACTGGTTCGACCGAGTGCGTGCAGCTGTGGAGCAGGGGCAGACATTCCTTGAGGAGGAAGAGAGGGAAAGGGTTGGATGCATGGACGTGTACTCGAAGTACATGAACAGCCAGAGAGCGAGAACCTTGGTGGAGATTATTAGGGAGGTAAGGAAAGAGACGTTTGATCGTGTTTCCTACAGGCGTGCGTTGAGATGCAATGTTGGTCCTGCTTCAAGAGAGTATGTTGCTATTCAATCGAGAACTGTGATGTTGAATGAGGTCGTGAAGATGCTGAAGGATGGTGGGGTTGACATTGTTGGAGTGTATGGAGTGGCCGGCGTGGGGAAAACTGCAATGGTGAAGGAATTGGCGTGGCAGGTTGAGAAGGATGGTTTGTTTGATGCGGTGGTGGTGGCCACCGTGACGGATTCGCCGGATGTGGGAAGGATCCGCAATGAGATTGCTGATGGGTTGGGGTTGAAGTTTGATGAGCTGACGGAGCTGGGGCGGGCGAGCCGGTTGCGCCAGAGGATCCGGCAGGAGCAGAGAATTCTTGTGGTGTTGGATGATGTGTGGGGGAAGCTCGATTTGACAAAGATTGGTGTGCCTTTTGGTGAGGACTACAAAGGTTGCAGATGCCAGTTGTTGGTCACATCCAGGAATCGTAATGTGTTGAGTTCTAATTTTGGTTCAGGGAAGTTTTATAGGCTTGAGGTTTTGTCTGAGGATGAAAGTTGGGAGTTGTTTGAGAAGAGGGCAGGGGATGCGGTTAGCGACCCAAGCATTCAATCAATGGCTGAAAAAGTAGCGAAAAGCTGTGCTGGATTGCCTCTTCTGATAGTCACAGTGGTGGAGGAATTGAAGAACAAGGATTTATATGCTTGGAAGGATGCACTGGAGCAGATAACGAGTTTTGAACTAGAAGGGGATCTTTATTCACCATTTCGTTCTGCTATTGAGCTGAGTTATGACCATTTGGAAAGTCAGGAACTAAAAACATTCTTCCTGCTTTTGGGTTCCATGGGAAATGGTTGCAGCACAAGAGATTTGTTGGTGTTTGGTTGGTGCCTGGGACTGCACAAACATGTTGACTCATTGGCAGATGGGAGAAACAGACTTCACAAATTGATAGACAACCTGAGAGCTGCTTGTTTGTTACTTGATGAGGGGAAAAGAGATTCTGTCGTGGCGCTTGAGGTGGTTCGACATGTGGCTGCCTCTATAGCATCCAGGGTCAAACCTTTCTTTACTGTGCAGAGAAACAAGGAATTTAAATGGCCCAGAATGGATTTCTTTAGAACTTGTCATCATATTTTCTTAGACAGGTGTTATATCCGCGAACTTCCTGAGGTGTTAGAATGTCCCAAGTTGAAGATACTCCAAATAAATAGTCAAGGTAACTATTTGAAAATCCCTGATGATTTTTTTGTTGAGATGAAAGAGTTGAAGGTGCTGAGTTTAGGAGGTCTAAATGGTACTCCATCGCTCCCTCCCTCTCTCAGCCTCTTGACAGACCTCcaagcattgtttttgtgtaaGTGCAAGTTGGAAGACATAGCTACTGTTGGGTCAATCACAAGTTTAGAGATTCTTAATTTGGAAAAATCTGAGCTTAAAGAGCTCCCTGCTGAAATAGGCGGATTAAATAATCTTCGGTTGCTAGATTTGACCGATTGCCCAACACTAGGAGGAATTCCTGGCAATGTGATTTCGAGGTTGACAAGCTTGGAAGAGCTCTACATGGGAAACTGTGATGTTCAAGGGGAGGCTAAGGAAAGCAAAACTCAAGACAATGATTCGAGTCTAGGTGAGTTAAAGCATTTGAATCAAATAACAACTTTGAATGTGCAGATAGAAGATACTTCAGTTTTTCCTAGAGACATGCTTAGCTTTGGGAGACTAGAAAGCTACAAGATTTTGATTGGGGATGGTTGGAAATGGTCTGAGGTGGAGTCTGAGAGTTACAAAACTTCAAGACTTCTTAAGTTAAATTCCGGTGCTGATCCAAGCATTCTAAAGGACTTTGGGATAAAGATGTTGATGAATAAAGCTGAAGATTTGTATTTAGCTGAACTGAAGGGTGTTCGAGAAGTACTTTACGAATTGAATGATGAAGGGTTCTCGCAATTGAAGTATCTCTGCATCCTAAACTGTGATGAAATGGAGAGCATTATTGGCTCAACGGAGTGGTCTTACAGCGATCATGCCTTCCCAAACTTGGAATCATTGATCCTTCACAATCTGATTAACATGGAGAGGATTTGCAGTGACCCCCTTCCAGCACAGGCCTTTAGGAAACTACAAGTTATCAAAGTAAAGGGTTGTGATAGGATGGAATTTCTTTTCTCGCATTCCATGGTTAAACACCTTTCTGAACTTGTTGAGATTGAGATTTCTGAATGCAAATCTATGACCAATATCTTATCTGGGCAAAGACAAGAGGATGCTGATGCTGGACAAACCGACAAGATCAGGCTCATAAACTTGAGTTCACTTACTCTACAATGCTTACCTTCCCTTGTTAGTATCTCTCCTGACTCGAGTACTGAGGCTTCTGAAAACGGCAATGGTTTCTCCAGTCAACTTTTTAATAACAAG GTTGAATTTCCGAACCTGGAGACCCTGAAGCTGTATTCAATCAATATCCACAAGATATGGAATCACCATCATTCTTACTTTGAAAACTTGACCTCTTTGACCGTAGATGGATGTGAAAGGTTGACATATATTTTCTCATACCCTGTGGCTATAAAACTTGTCAAGCTTGAACATCTTATACTTAGTTCGTGCAAATTCGTGGAAAATATATTTGTGCCTGATGAAAACTTGGGTCACACTCACATTCATCACTTTAGAAGATCCGCTCCAACAGAACTG ATTCCAATTTTCACCAACCTAGAGACATTTGTGATTTCTCACATGGACAATTTGAAGGCAATATGGCCAGCTCTACTTCCTGAAAATTCGTTTTGTAAACTGAAAAAGATGGAAATAACATCCTGCAACAATCTCTTGAATGTGTTCCCATGTCATGTGCTAGACAAATTACAAAGCTTGGAATCACTGAATGTATGGAACTGTATGGCACTGGAAGTTGTATATGAAATTGATGCTATAAACAGAGAGCAAGAAGGTAGCAGTCAAAGAGTGCTGGACATTCCACTGAGAACTTTGTCTTTGGGTAACTTACCAAAGCTAAAGCATTTGTGGAATAAGGATCCTCAAGGAaatatcaaatttcaaaacCTGTTTATGGTAAAAGCTTCTAAATGTCAAAGTCTAAAATATGTGTTTCCACTGTCTCTGGCCAAAGACCTTCTGCATCTCCAATTCCTTGAGATAAGTGATTGTGGTGTAGAGGAAATTATTGCAAGTGATAAGGGAGGGGTAGGGGCTCTTGGGTTTGTTTTCCCAAAATTAGTATccataaaactttttaatttgcCAGACCTTCAATGCTTTTGTAACGGAAATCACAACCTCAGATTTCCATTGTTGAATCAATTTTATGCTGTTGAATGCCCAAGAATGGAGACTTTCTCTGGGGGAATTTTAAGGGCATcgattcttagaaaaatatttatgactCGGGAAGGAGATCAGTGGTACTGGGAAGGCGACCTTAATACAACTATAAGAAAGCTTGTCAATAGAG ATCTCCAAACAAGATTAAGCATTTTGTAG